Within Myceligenerans xiligouense, the genomic segment CATGATGCTGCGCAGGCGGGCGTCGGCGGGAGGCCCGTCGTCGAGCCAGATCCGCGCCTTGAGCCGCCGCCCCCGCAGGTGCGGGAGCCCGGCGACGAAGTACGCCATCCAGCCGACCCGCTTCTTCAGCACGGGGTCGGCGCCGGCCACCATCGCGGCGTCGAACCCGAGCCCGGCGATGACGAGGAAGATGTGCTCGGTCTCGGTGTCGTGCGGGGGCTCGTCGGGGTAGGCCGGGTCGTCGTCGCGCGCGAACTCCTCCACGCGCATCCAGCCGACGTCGATCGTCCGGTTGCGGCCGTCGCACACGACGGCGATGGCCCGTTCCGGATCGGCGAGAGGGAGGTCGAGGTTCCGGGCCAGCAGGTTGCCCGTACCGACGGGGATCACGCCCATGGGGACGTCGGTGCCCACCAGGGCTTCCGCGACCGCGCGCACGGTGCCGTCCCCGCCCGCGGCGACCACGACGTCGGCCCCGTCCTCCACGGCGCGGCGGGCATGGCCCTGTCCGGGGTCCTCGACGGTGGTCTCGTAGAAGGCGGGCGGCGGCAGACCGCGTTCCACGCACGCCGCCCGCACGCGGTTGCGCAGGCCGGTGGTGCCGCGCTTCGAGGGGTTGAGGACGACGGCGATCCGCCGGGGCCCCTGCTCCTCCGGTGCGCGCTCGGTGACGGCCCCGAGACGACGGCGCATCACCACCACGCGCGTGTAGATCCGCAGCGCGACCCCGAGTGCGGTCACGGCGATGACGATCGCGGCGACTCCGAGCCACACCTGCCAGTCCATGGGGTGATTATCCCCAGTGAGAGGGCGTTCTCACGCCACGGCCCCCGCGCCCCGCGCCAGTAGGCTGGGGCCCGTGATCGATCTGAAGCAGCTGCGCGAGAACCCCGACGTCGTGCGCGCGAGCCAGACGGCCCGCCGCGACGACCCCGCCCTGGTCGACGCGGCCCTGGAGGCCGACGCGACTCGGCGCTCCTCCCTGACGGCGTTCGAGTCCCTGCGCGCGGAACAGAAGGCGCTGGGCAAGCAGGTGGCGAAGGCTTCGGGTGACGAGAAGACGGAACTGCTGACCCGCACCAAGCAGCTCGCGCAGCAGGTCAAGGATCACCAGGCCACGGCGAACGCCGCGCAGGAGCGTCTCGACGAGATCCTCTGGGAGATCGCGAACATCGCCGAGGGCGCGCCGGCAGGTGGCGAGGAGGACTTCGTCGTGCTCCGCACCGAGGGCACCCCGCGCGACTTCGCCGCCGAGGGCTTCGCCCCGCGCGACCACCTCGACCTGGGGGAGGGCCTCGGCGCCATCGACACCCAGCGCGGCGCGAAGGTGTCCGGCTCGCGGTTCTACTACCTGACGGGGGTCGGCGCACGCCTCGAGCTGGCGCTGCTCAACCTCGCGATGGACCAGGCCGTGGCGGAGGGCTTCACGCCCGTCATCACGCCCACCCTGGTCAAGCCGGAGACCATGCGCGGCACCGGGTTCCTCGGCAAGCACGCCGACGAGATCTACCGGCTGGAGAAGGACGACCTGTACCTGGTGGGCACCTCGGAGGTGGCCCTCGCGGGCTATCACTCCGACGAGATCATCGACCTGACGGGCGGGCCGCTGCGGTACGCCGGCTGGAGCGCGTGCTACCGGCGTGAGGCCGGGTCCCACGGCAAGGACGTGCGCGGCATCATCCGCGTGCACCAGTTCCACAAGGTGGAGATGTTCAGCTACTGCCGCCCGGAGGACGCGGCGGCCGAGCACGAGCGGCTGCTGGCGTGGGAGGAGAACATGCTGGCCAAGGTCGAACTGCCGTACCGCGTGATCGACACGGCGGCGGGCGACCTGGGATCCAGCGCGGCCCGCAAGTTCGACTGCGAGGCGTGGCTGCCCACCCAGGAGCGCTACCTGGAGCTGACCTCGACATCGAACTGCACCACGTTCCAGGCGCGACGCCTGGGCGTGCGCGAGCGGACCGACGACGGCTCGACCCGCACGGTGGCCACCCTGAACGGCACGCTGGGGACGACCCGGTGGATCGTCGCGATCCTGGAGAACCACCAGCGGGAGGACGGATCGGTGTCCGTGCCGGAGGCGCTGCGCCCCTACCTGGGCGGCGCGGAGGTGCTCGAACCGGTCAAGGGGTGAGCCGAGCACCGGGACCGGGCTCGGCTCGGGCCCGGTCTCAGTGCCGGACCTGGTTCGTGGTGTGACGGACCGAGTCCATCGCACCACGCATCTTGCGGAAGTTGATCGCCACGAGCACGTCGCGGTACTGGGCGGCGCGGTGCATCTGGCCCTTCAGGTCGTTGGCCGACGCGCGGTGCCTGAGGTCGCAGGGCACCTCGACGGCGACGTATCCCCCGCGGAGCAGGTCGATGGTCATCCCCGTCTCCACACCCCAGCCCTTGGCCAGCGGCGTGACGGACTCGAACGCCTCGCGGGTGAGGCATCGCATACCGGACAGCGGCTGCCGAGGGCTCCACCCGGTCATCGCCTGGATCGCCTTCCGGGCGGTGCCCACGACGATCCCCCTGCCGCCGGCTCCGGGCTGCTTGGGCAGGAGCGCGATCGCGACGTCGGCCACGCCCTCCAGGACGGGCCGCACGAGCGGCGCGGTGTTGACGGCCGTGTCGCCCAGATCGCCGTCGATGAACAGGAGGAGGCGCGGCGGGCGCCCGTCGGCGTCACGCATCGCCACGACGGCCGCGCCGGTCTCCATCGCGGAGGCCTTGCCCCGGTTGTGTGAATGCCGGACGACGACGGCACCCGCGCCGCGGGCCACGTTCGACGTGTCGTCATCGGACCCGTCGTCGACCACGAGCACGAGATCGACGTGAGGGATGGCGCGGGCCGAACGCACCGTCGACGCGATGCGCTCGGCCTCGTCCTTGGCGGGGATGATCACGGCGACCCGCTGGACGTTCTTCCCTTGTCGTGTGCTGCCTGGACGCCGTGTCTTCGCGACCGGAAGAGCGTTCACACCTGTCCTGCCTAGAGCGTTGGTCTGCGTGAAATCGGGGCAAGCCCCGCACAACAGAGTGCAAAGGTTTACCCTCGGGATCCTACTCCACGAGTTGCGGAATTACCGTGAACACCCGGTGATATTGAGCGCTGCCCCTTTCACCGCAGGGTGACCTGCCGCGAGACGATACCCGCTCTCGCGCGTCGCTCGTTCGCATCGAGCGGCCCTTCCGTGGCAAGTGCTTTCGTGAGCCGCTCCGAGAACTCGGCGATCGGCTCCGCGACATCGGCCGCCTCGGTGCCACGCGGCAATTCCCAGACGGGCACGATCAGGCCTGACGCACGAAAGGCGCCGACAAAACGCCCACCGGCGAGTCCTGACTCGCGCTTGGCGTGCAGACGGGAAAGTGCATTGATGACCTCGTCCTCCGGCTCGGGACGCGCCCAGCGCACGAACTCACGGGTCATGCGGCACCAGTAGGCGGCCTCGACACCGTCGAGCTTCACCGTGGGGATCGCACTGGCGGACGCCTCCTCCAGTGACTCCTGGACGTCAGGAGTGACATCGGCATCCCGGGCCAGCCAGTAGTCGAACCCCTCGTGGACGGTCACCTCGAACGGCACCGAGGAGTCGAGCACGTCCTGCAGCCGCGGAGCGTCCGGCGCGGGCACACCCTGCGGCTCCACCGGCGTTCCCGGCTCGGCGTCGAGCGCGGCGAGCAGAGCCGCGGCGAGATCACGGCTGACGTCGCCGGAGCCGACGATGCCCTGCACCGCGAGCAGGACCGCGCCGTCGGCCCGGTGCAGGGCCACCCAGCCGGCCGGAAGGTTGGTGACGACCGT encodes:
- a CDS encoding diacylglycerol/lipid kinase family protein; the encoded protein is MDWQVWLGVAAIVIAVTALGVALRIYTRVVVMRRRLGAVTERAPEEQGPRRIAVVLNPSKRGTTGLRNRVRAACVERGLPPPAFYETTVEDPGQGHARRAVEDGADVVVAAGGDGTVRAVAEALVGTDVPMGVIPVGTGNLLARNLDLPLADPERAIAVVCDGRNRTIDVGWMRVEEFARDDDPAYPDEPPHDTETEHIFLVIAGLGFDAAMVAGADPVLKKRVGWMAYFVAGLPHLRGRRLKARIWLDDGPPADARLRSIMIGNCGMLPGGITLLPDAVLDDGVLDVAAVDTRGGVLGWAQLTVEVAMQGLGVRSDLPEKLGRIDHATCRRARVRVSGGDEVQVDGDPLGRAVQISSRVDAAALRVRAP
- the serS gene encoding serine--tRNA ligase, producing the protein MIDLKQLRENPDVVRASQTARRDDPALVDAALEADATRRSSLTAFESLRAEQKALGKQVAKASGDEKTELLTRTKQLAQQVKDHQATANAAQERLDEILWEIANIAEGAPAGGEEDFVVLRTEGTPRDFAAEGFAPRDHLDLGEGLGAIDTQRGAKVSGSRFYYLTGVGARLELALLNLAMDQAVAEGFTPVITPTLVKPETMRGTGFLGKHADEIYRLEKDDLYLVGTSEVALAGYHSDEIIDLTGGPLRYAGWSACYRREAGSHGKDVRGIIRVHQFHKVEMFSYCRPEDAAAEHERLLAWEENMLAKVELPYRVIDTAAGDLGSSAARKFDCEAWLPTQERYLELTSTSNCTTFQARRLGVRERTDDGSTRTVATLNGTLGTTRWIVAILENHQREDGSVSVPEALRPYLGGAEVLEPVKG
- a CDS encoding glycosyltransferase family 2 protein, with the translated sequence MNALPVAKTRRPGSTRQGKNVQRVAVIIPAKDEAERIASTVRSARAIPHVDLVLVVDDGSDDDTSNVARGAGAVVVRHSHNRGKASAMETGAAVVAMRDADGRPPRLLLFIDGDLGDTAVNTAPLVRPVLEGVADVAIALLPKQPGAGGRGIVVGTARKAIQAMTGWSPRQPLSGMRCLTREAFESVTPLAKGWGVETGMTIDLLRGGYVAVEVPCDLRHRASANDLKGQMHRAAQYRDVLVAINFRKMRGAMDSVRHTTNQVRH
- a CDS encoding DUF5926 family protein codes for the protein MAQNDFVLRPFEGLPGEPDWVAFREVVPSATGTARTTSEYGSRDVTVVTNLPAGWVALHRADGAVLLAVQGIVGSGDVSRDLAAALLAALDAEPGTPVEPQGVPAPDAPRLQDVLDSSVPFEVTVHEGFDYWLARDADVTPDVQESLEEASASAIPTVKLDGVEAAYWCRMTREFVRWARPEPEDEVINALSRLHAKRESGLAGGRFVGAFRASGLIVPVWELPRGTEAADVAEPIAEFSERLTKALATEGPLDANERRARAGIVSRQVTLR